From one Heptranchias perlo isolate sHepPer1 chromosome X, sHepPer1.hap1, whole genome shotgun sequence genomic stretch:
- the LOC137307214 gene encoding histone H2A.J-like, with protein sequence MSGRGKTGGKARAKAKSRSSRAGLQFPVGRVHRHLRKGNYAERVGAGAPVYLAAVLEYLTAEILELAGNAARDNKKTRIIPRHLQLAIRNDEELNKLLGRVTIAQGGVLPNIQAVLLPKKTSNVSTKSK encoded by the coding sequence atgtctggaagaggaaaaaccggcggtaaagctcgggccaaggccaagtctcgctcatcccgggccggactgcagttccctgtgggccgtgttcacaggcacctgcgaaaggggaactacgctgaacgtgtgggtgccggagccccggtctatctggccgctgtgctcgagtatctgacggctgaaatcctcgagctggccggcaacgcggcccgggacaacaagaagacccgcatcatccccagacacctgcaactggccatccgcaacgacgaggagctcaacaagctcctgggacgggtgaccatcgctcagggcggggtgctgcctaatatccaggccgtgctgctgccgaagaaaaccagcaatgtgagcaccaagagcaagtaa
- the LOC137306931 gene encoding histone H2B 1/2-like, whose protein sequence is MPEDKKAAPKKGAKKTLNKAPGKGGKKRRKSRKESYSIYICKVMRQVHPDTGISSKAMSIMNSFVNDIFERIAGEASRLAHYNKRATISSREIQTAVRLLLPGELAKHAVSEGTKAVTKYTSSK, encoded by the coding sequence atgcctgaggacaagaaagcagctcccaagaagggcgccaagaaaaccttgaataaagcaccgggcaagggcggcaagaagcggagaaagtcgaggaaggagagttactccatctacatctgcaaagtgatgaggcaggttcaccccgacaccggcatctcatccaaggccatgagcatcatgaactcctttgtgaacgatattttcgagcgcatcgcaggtgaggcttcccgcctggcccattacaacaagcgggcgaccatcagctcccgggagatccagaccgccgtgcgcctgctgctgcccggggaactggccaagcacgccgtgtcagaagggacaaaggcagtgaccaaatacaccagctccaagtaa